The Candidatus Saccharibacteria bacterium genomic interval AGCCCACCATGGTGACGACCGGCTCGAAACTAGCCTGCTCAACTCTATTCGTGGGGCTGACCGCGAAGGCTTAGCGGCACTAAGAGCCAGGCGGGATAACTTGGTGCGTCCTTTGCTGCCATTCCGCAAAGCCGACATAATTGTTTACGCCAATCTGCATAATCTGTCTTATCGACAAGACAGCAGCAACAGTGACTTAGCCTATCGGCGTAACTTGTTAAGAAACGAGCTAATGCCATTGGGCTCAATCACTCAAGCAGACTTTCGTAGCCAGCTAAGTTGCTCGCTCGACCGCCTAGAAGTCTTAAACGACCGAATTGAATCTAACTTGCAAGGCCTATTAGCCGACATCGTGATTGAACAAAACGGCAAAAAAGTGGAGATTGATCAGGTTCGATTTAGTAAATTGCCCGAAGCCGTGCAACTTAATTTGCTTAGCTATATTTGCAAGCAGCTGGCCCCTGGCGTGGCATTGAGTCAAAAAAATTTAGAGCAGGCTTTAAGGTTTGTAAGCCGTGCCCGCAGTGGCTCGGTTACGCACCTGGCATCTGGGTTGCATATGATGTGTAACTATGGTAGCGTAATGATTACTTCTGTTAATCCGGTTAGTAACCCCAGATCTGGTAGAACTGCCCCTTTGAATGTTAATCAGCCCTTTAGCCACGGCTTATTTAATCTGCGCCTGTTGAACGAACCAATTGATACCGATAGGCCACAAGCCTTAGTGCGTCCTGGCAATATGTATGTACGCTTCTGGCAGCCTGGTGATAGGGTGCAACCACTAGGCATGGAGGGTAGCAAAAAGCTCCAAGATGTTTTTTCGGATGCCAAAGTGCCCAAGCACTTGCGTTCGCACTGGCCAGTAGTGGTGAGCGCTAGCGGCGAGGTAGTCTGGCTACCAACACTAGCTATTGATCGACGCTTTGCCGCTACAGACAAAGACCAGCCAATTCAGTTAATTTGTGAGGTTTAAATGAAAAGAATACCCAAGAACGTTATCTATATAGTTTTAGGTTTGCTAGTAATTGGTGCCTTTTTGTATTTCTCAACTACCACTCCTCAAAAACCCGCCCAAGTTAGCTTGAGCAAGGTTATTGATCAGGCTAACCAAGGCCAAGTAGAAAGCATTGAGCTTACCGGCGACCAGCTCGTAATAAATCTGAAAGACGGCAGCAAAGAACAGGCTTTCAAAGAAAGCAACACCAGCCTCAAAGACTACGGCATAGACTACAATAAAGTAAAAGTTGAACCCAAGAATCCAAACGACGGCTCGGGCAAATGGATCGACATTGCGCTGGCCTTTATTCCAGTTTTGCTAATAATTGGCTTTTTTTACTTTATAATGCGCCAAGCTCAAGGGTCTAACAACCAGGCTATGAGCTTTGGTAAATCCAAAGCCAGAGTTTTTGGCATGGAAAAAGAGAAAGTTAAGTTTGCCGATGTGGCTGGTGCTATTGAGGCTAAGACTGAGCTGCAAGAGATTGTGGAGTTTTTGAAGTACCCTGGCAAATTTGAAGCCTTGGGTGCCAAGATTCCCAAGGGCGTGCTGTTGTTTGGTAGCCCGGGTACTGGTAAGACCTTACTGGCTCGCGCTGTTGCCGGTGAGGCCGATGTGCCATTCTTTAGCATATCTGGTTCGGAATTTGTGGAGATGTTTGTAGGGGTGGGTGCTAGCCGCGTGCGTGATTTATTTAACAAGGCCAAAAAGAATGCGCCCTGCATAATCTTTATTGACGAGATCGATGCAGTTGGTCGCCAGCGTGGCACTGGCCTGGGTGGTGGTCACGATGAGCGCGAGCAAACCCTGAATCAAATTTTGGTTGAAATGGACGGTTTTGAACAAGGCACCAATGTGATAGTAATGGCAGCTACCAACCGCCCCGATGTGCTCGACCCAGCCTTACTTCGACCAGGTCGCTTTGACCGTCGCATTACCCTCGACGCTCCCGACATGAAAGCCCGTGAAGAGATTCTGGAGGTTCACACCAAAAACAAGCCACTCGAGGCCGAGGTTAAGTTACGCGAGATTGCTCGCAAAACCCCCGGCGTTTCGGGAGCCGATTTGGCCAATATTGCCAACGAAGCTGCTATTTTGGCTGCTCGCCAAAACCGTAAAAAGGTTAGTCAGGCCGATCTGCACGAGGCAGTCGAAAAAGTTGCTTTGGGCCCAGAGCGCAAGAGCCACATTCTAAACGACGAAGAAAAGAAAATCACGGCTTATCACGAGGCTGGCCATGCCTTGCTGAGTCATCTATTGGCGCACTGCCATTCGGTTCACAAAGTTAGCATTGTTAGTCGCGGTATGGCCGGCGGTGTTACTTGGAGCCTGCCAGAAGAAGATAAGCATCTGCACTCGGTGGCGGATTTCAAAGATGACATTGCTATGAGCTTAGGTGGACGCACGGCCGAAAAAATTGTGTTCAACGAAATTACCACTGGAGCTGAAAGTGATCTGAAGCATGCCAACGAGCTGGCTCGCCGAATGGTGACCGAATATGGCATGACCGATAGTCTCAAGAATCGCTTCTTTGGCGAGGTCGATAATTCGATATTCCTGGGGCGCACCATGGGCGAAGGCCGACAATATTCCGAAGAGATTGCCTCTAAGATAGATAACGAAGTAGCCAAGATTATCGACGAAGGCAGCCAGCGTGCCAGCGAGGTGATTACCAAGAATCGCCAGCAACTCGATTTGATTGCTAAGACTTTGATAGAAAAAGAAACTCTTGAGGGGCCAGAGTTCGAAAAACTTTTTGCTAGTCTAGACAAAAAAGCTCCACCCAAAGACATCGACACGGCACTCGGCCCGCACCAAGAAGTTTAGGCGGTTATGCTCGGCTTAGGTCTATCTGATTTAATAATCAGCCTACTCCTGATATAATAACTAACACGCGATGAACAACATTCTAAAAAAGATCAACAAATCGCGCACGCTCGGAGTAGCGGCCTTTTTAATTTCACTTAGTTATTTACTAAGTAGAGTTTTGGGTTTATTGCGCGATCGTATGTTGGCAGCTAACTTTGGTGTATCTGCCAGTACCGATGCCTACACGGCTGCTTTTCGAATCCCGGACCTTTTATTTACCCTGCTTGTGTCGGGAGCCTTTGCTGTAGCTTTCATACCAGTTTTTATTGGCCACATTGAGAAAAAACAACAGCAAGAGGCCTGGCATATGACCAACGCTTTAACCACCTTACTGTTGTTAGCTACAACTATCTTTGGGCTGTTGGCGTTTATCTTTGCCAACCCGCTGGTAAGTCTTTTAACGCCCGGCTTCAATGCCCAGCAGCACGCACTAACTGTTACCTTGGCACGCATAATGCTGGTTACACCAACTCTGTTTGCCCTAGCCAGCGTGTTTGGTGGTATCCAGCAATCTTTTAATAGGTTTGCGCTGTTTGCTTTTGCAAGCGTCTTTTATAACGTTGGTATAATTATCGGCATTTTGTTGGCGCCTAAGCTATTTCCGGCTCACCCCATATATGGCGTTGCCTGGGGGGTTGTTGGTGGTACAGTCATGCAGGCCGTGATCCAGTTTTTGGGCACGCTGGGTTTAGGCTGGCGCTTTAGCTTTAGTCTCGACTTCTTAAATAAAGATGTTATTCAGGTGGTTAAGCTTATGGTACCACGCTCGCTAGATCTTGGGATCGATCAGGTTAATTGGATTATCCAGACCGCAATTGCCTCACGGCTAACAACCGGTAGCCTGGCGGCCTATTACTATGCCAATAACCTTAAAAATGTGCCGGTAGCGCTATTTGGCTCAGCAATTGCAACCGCAGCTTTCCCAAGTTTAATAAGAGCTGTAAAGTCTAAGGATAAGTCCCATCTCCCAGCTATTTTGGTACGCGACATTGGCTACATTCTGTTTCTAACCATACCATCGGCAGCTATTGCGGTAGTTATGCGCGGCTATATAGTGCGCCTGCTTTTTGGCTTTGGCGACCAAGCCACCGCCGACACCCTTGGCTGGTTAGCGGGCGTAATCATTGCCCAGAGCCTATATTTCATGGTGGCCCGGGTATTTTATGCCTTCGAAAATACGATAACACCACTTTTAACCAGCTTATCTTCGATTGTGATCAACATAATTTTGAGTTTTGTATTGTCGGCTAAATTTGGGATCTCGGGCATGGCAATAGCACTGTCGATATCAACGCTATACGAGCTAGTTTTGCTTGTCGTAATCCTTCAGGTTCGCTATAAGCATATTGGCCTTAAGTCAATACTAATTAAATTTGCTAAGATTTCATTGGCTAGTGCGGCTATGACATCTGTACTGTATTACCTGGTGAGTCAGATATTACCACTCTACAAAAACGATGTTGGGTTTACGAATATTGCACCAAAATTTATGATTCTATCGGTTGTAGGTATTGGGGTCTACCTCGGGGTGGCTAAGGTGCTCAGGCTCAAAGAGGTCGATAAGGTTATCAAAAAAGCTCTGCATCCATTGCGTCGGGTAAGGCGATTGTATGGATCGAATTCGTAACTTTTGCATTATTGCTCATATTGATCATGGCAAGAGCACTTTGGCTGATCGCATGTTGGAATTAACAGGTACCGTTCAGGCTCGCGAAATGAAGGCCCAGTTGCTCGACCAAATGGATCTGGAAAGAGAGAAGGGTATAACCATTAAGCTCCAGCCGGTACGCATGAACTGGCAAGCTCACCAGTTGAACCTAATTGACACTCCCGGCCACGTCGACTTTAGCTATGAGGTTAGTCGCAGCCTAGCGGCCTGCGAAGGCGCAATCTTAGTGGTTGATGCCGCCCAAGGCATTCAGGCTCAAACCTTGGCCAACGTTTACTTGGCTTTAGAGGCTAACCTAACGATTATTCCAGTATTAAATAAGATTGATTTGCCTGCTGCCGAACCCGAGCGAGTCGCCAAAGAGATATCGGCTCTCTTGGGTTGTGAGCCAAGCGATGTTTTGCGAATTTCTGCCAAAGAGGGAACTGGAGTAACGGAGCTTATAGATAGAGTGATCGAGCATGTACCACCACCGTCCGGTCAACCAGACAAGCCAACTAGGGCTCTAATTTTTGACTCGGTATACGATGAATATCGGGGGGTCATACTTTATATAAGACTCATCGATGGTGAGCTAAAAAAGGG includes:
- the tilS gene encoding tRNA lysidine(34) synthetase TilS yields the protein MLSELHNHLSSTKLLPPRSKLLLAVSGGVDSVSLLDLLHGLNTYYNWELAIAHLDHKTRLDSVDDAQLVGKLADDYGYKFYLGQLPGEERREAQLREARYGFLQELASAGGYDYIVTAHHGDDRLETSLLNSIRGADREGLAALRARRDNLVRPLLPFRKADIIVYANLHNLSYRQDSSNSDLAYRRNLLRNELMPLGSITQADFRSQLSCSLDRLEVLNDRIESNLQGLLADIVIEQNGKKVEIDQVRFSKLPEAVQLNLLSYICKQLAPGVALSQKNLEQALRFVSRARSGSVTHLASGLHMMCNYGSVMITSVNPVSNPRSGRTAPLNVNQPFSHGLFNLRLLNEPIDTDRPQALVRPGNMYVRFWQPGDRVQPLGMEGSKKLQDVFSDAKVPKHLRSHWPVVVSASGEVVWLPTLAIDRRFAATDKDQPIQLICEV
- a CDS encoding ATP-dependent metallopeptidase FtsH/Yme1/Tma family protein; translation: MKRIPKNVIYIVLGLLVIGAFLYFSTTTPQKPAQVSLSKVIDQANQGQVESIELTGDQLVINLKDGSKEQAFKESNTSLKDYGIDYNKVKVEPKNPNDGSGKWIDIALAFIPVLLIIGFFYFIMRQAQGSNNQAMSFGKSKARVFGMEKEKVKFADVAGAIEAKTELQEIVEFLKYPGKFEALGAKIPKGVLLFGSPGTGKTLLARAVAGEADVPFFSISGSEFVEMFVGVGASRVRDLFNKAKKNAPCIIFIDEIDAVGRQRGTGLGGGHDEREQTLNQILVEMDGFEQGTNVIVMAATNRPDVLDPALLRPGRFDRRITLDAPDMKAREEILEVHTKNKPLEAEVKLREIARKTPGVSGADLANIANEAAILAARQNRKKVSQADLHEAVEKVALGPERKSHILNDEEKKITAYHEAGHALLSHLLAHCHSVHKVSIVSRGMAGGVTWSLPEEDKHLHSVADFKDDIAMSLGGRTAEKIVFNEITTGAESDLKHANELARRMVTEYGMTDSLKNRFFGEVDNSIFLGRTMGEGRQYSEEIASKIDNEVAKIIDEGSQRASEVITKNRQQLDLIAKTLIEKETLEGPEFEKLFASLDKKAPPKDIDTALGPHQEV
- the murJ gene encoding murein biosynthesis integral membrane protein MurJ, which translates into the protein MNNILKKINKSRTLGVAAFLISLSYLLSRVLGLLRDRMLAANFGVSASTDAYTAAFRIPDLLFTLLVSGAFAVAFIPVFIGHIEKKQQQEAWHMTNALTTLLLLATTIFGLLAFIFANPLVSLLTPGFNAQQHALTVTLARIMLVTPTLFALASVFGGIQQSFNRFALFAFASVFYNVGIIIGILLAPKLFPAHPIYGVAWGVVGGTVMQAVIQFLGTLGLGWRFSFSLDFLNKDVIQVVKLMVPRSLDLGIDQVNWIIQTAIASRLTTGSLAAYYYANNLKNVPVALFGSAIATAAFPSLIRAVKSKDKSHLPAILVRDIGYILFLTIPSAAIAVVMRGYIVRLLFGFGDQATADTLGWLAGVIIAQSLYFMVARVFYAFENTITPLLTSLSSIVINIILSFVLSAKFGISGMAIALSISTLYELVLLVVILQVRYKHIGLKSILIKFAKISLASAAMTSVLYYLVSQILPLYKNDVGFTNIAPKFMILSVVGIGVYLGVAKVLRLKEVDKVIKKALHPLRRVRRLYGSNS